The DNA segment acCCAAATGTTTTCAGGTAATGAAATCAAAGTCACAGAGGTTGGCCAGAGCTGCCATTGCTGCAGTTTTATATGACACAAGTTTGAAACCATCATTATTCAGACAATTTTACAATGAAGATTAATAATTTGGCATTTTTAAGGTATCAGATTTTCTTATGTAAAGGCTATTGTTGGAATGTGGAATAGTAAGCAAGCTTTTATGGGCTTGAAAAATGCTTTATATGTAATCTGATTGAGCAATGAGAAGTGAAAGCTGATAATACATgggacaaaagaagaaacaataactttttaaaatatcaatatctaCATCAATTTCAATAAGATCTTTAGATAATTAAGATCAATCAATGCCCATCACATAATGCTAACATATGAAAATTTTAgggaataaaatatgaataaattagaGAAGTACCCATTATGTTTTAGAATGGTGTACcttaaaagattaaattaaaaaatttttgagctTAAGGAGTatcagaaggaaaatattttctttcttaacaaCTCCTGGCATGTTATAGGAGCACAATAAAAATGTATCACACATTGTTGAATAATTGAATAGCAGATTAGGTTAATGAGGTATCAGTCTACTTTTGACAATGAAGGAAATCTAACACATGAGGAAATTACAAAAGTTCAAACCCCGTCTCTCAAAACAAAATACATGTTAACTTTACTTCTAGGATgttctaggaaaaataaaacaaagacttgCAGCTATTCTGGTCACATATATCCTTTGCCTCCAGATAAGACTTGTTAACCAATTTTCAAGAGTAGGGTCACTTGTACTAGAAGGAAAGAATCTAATATTTATAAGTCAGAATGGTTCTGTTTCCAGGGATACTTTTAGAGGctatttcagttagaatctttGGTCCTCTCTAGGACCCAGATGGCAGTGCTCGGAAAGAAATGTTGGAAGCACTCCTTAATTAATCTAGGGGCCAAGGAGTCAAGAAAACGTTCAACATTTTGCtcctcttaaccactgagcaTCACCTTTGCGCAGGAAATCTCCTTCTTTTGTTCTTGTCCAGTTTTCAGCTTCTAGAATATAATCATAATTCGCTTGTGGATCAAGTTTCATGTTCTGAAATGTAGCCTGGTTCACAACAACATCCAAATCCTCTTCACTCAGTTCTTTTTCAAGAAAACTGCTGATTTTAAGCACAGAACTTCTGAGATCCTGAAAAAATTGTGTGTATAAGAGTCTATTAAGCCTATAAGGAATACATGAGTTACAGACCAACATCTTTATCACATATTGGAAAACTGAAAGTGCTTGGGGTTATTCTAAGTCTAAAGTTTGACAAGAATATATTCCTACCttatttgttctttgaaaatgaGTGCTCTGGTTGTCAGCTCTGTTAGAGCATCCTACTGTTTGATTTTATAAGGAGAACTCACCTCAGTTCATTCAAATAACCAACACTATTAGGATAcctaataagttttaaaaactgtGCAAGATGCTGGAGAAGGTTAAGAGAATAATAACATGCTATCTGGGTTCATTAAGAATCCACAGTATCATGAAGAGTAGAGTCAAGCAAGTAATTAAATACCATGGGCAcaagaaagaaaagcccaggtTTGGATGGCTTCTTTGGTGACTGCTACAaagcatttaaagaattaacaccaatactcatcaaactcttccaaaaaattgaaaaaaagggAATACTTTCAAACTCATTCAATAAggagcattatcctgataccaaagccagaaaaacactatgggaaaagaaaattaaagaccaatatcatgaaagataaaaatgcaaaaatcctcaacaaattactagcaaaataaaccaacaacacattaagagaattatataccatgatcaagtgggatttactcctGTCATGCAAGCAAGTTTAAACATATGATAATAACGTAATGCCACATttacagaaaaaagataaagaaacggCATGATTATCTCaactgatgaagaaaaagcatttgacaatatcCTTCACCTTTTTGTGACAAAACACTGAATGAAggaagaatagaaggaaactacctccACCTAAAAGGTCATATATGAATTACCTACTACTAAAATTGTACTCAGTGGTGACAGACTGGAAGATACTTTgcaaagatcaagaacaagacactttttttcaacatagtactggaagtccaagccagagaaattaggtaagaaaaagaaataaacagcatccaaactaaaaaagaagtaaaattatttctcttcACAGACAATATGATTTTATACACAGAAGACCCTAAGATTCTGCAAAACAAACTGTTAGGActaatatacaaattttaaaatgttgcacAGTACAAAACCAACAGGCAAAAGTCAGTCACTTTTCTatataataacaaagaaaaatccaaatggaaatttttttaaaattccatttacaagttcagcaaaaagaaaaaaatacttaggaataaacttaaccaagagtGAAAGATTTGTGTAGTCAGAACTGCAAGCCActgcaaaagaaattaaagaagacacaaataactgGACCAACATCCAATGTtgatgaattggaagacttaataatGTCAAGAtatcaatactacccaaagtgatccacagattcaatgcagtctttaTCAATATCCCAGTGACATTTTCTTCTACAATTtatgtggaatctcaagggaccctgaaAGTCTAAAGCAATCATGAAAACAGAGAGGAAAGTTGGAGGCATCAGACTCTTGAGTTCAAAACTTACCAGAAAACCACAtttatcaaaacagtgtggtgctgACATAAAGTCAGACAGAtaggtcaatggaatagaatgtacagcccagaaagaaacccctaCATATAAGATCAAATGAATTTTGAGAAGGGTACCAAGatcattcaatggagaaaggacagctttttcaataaatagttttgAGAAAACTGAATGTTTACACGCAAAAGAATAACTATGGTATGCTATTTATACCattgacaaaaattaactcaaaatgaattaggcttaaatatatttctccaaggataatatataaaaaatgtataagcacatgaaaagatactcaacattattaatcactaaggaaaaataaaacaaaaaccacaatgagatacctcaCAAGGactagaatggctattatttaaataaataaaatgagtgttgatgaagatgtggagtAATTAGAAATACCTCGTGTACTACTAGTAGgaataaaatggtgcagtcagtatggaaaatagtatgaatagtatggtggttcctcaaaaaaataagtatataattaCAATATCATCCAACAATTCTACTTGGGGGTATAAACCCACAAGAATTCAAAGGGGTACAACAAAGGGGTACTTCCCTTGCTACGTTTCTGATAGTACCTTTTGTTACCTGGGTAGGCTTTCTCTCCGTACCCAAACTATTTGTCTTAATGTCTCTCAATTACAgattctagttcttttttttctctctcctctttccccctttctttcttcctcctctttttctacCTTTCTCCCTTCCCACTCTCAATTTTATGCATAATCATAGTTTCAGTTATAGTGTATACAGTGATACAAAGATAACTAGGAGAATGCAGTTCATTAACCAAGATAAGAAAAGGTctcaaaggaataattttaaaaacaaaacactcttcCTACCTTCTTCATCTCCTCATACATCATGAACAAAATATTGAAGTCATGTCTGTGTTCATACCAGCCTCTGATGTGATCAAACCAAAGGCTTCCCATCACTGTGGAAAATTAATACATAAGAAGGTAAAAATGTTGCACTTATTGAACAGCAaactacagtttttcttttctgttctggaTCATCAAGACAAATCAAGCACCCACCACTGGACTAGATCTATGCTACCTTTTTAAAATGGTGTTTGAGCAAACAAGTAAATGGTTTTCACAGAAACCTGCCTTTGCAAGGTACTCTGTGTATGTAAGGAATAGGGAATTCAGAAAAAACAATCTCAAAGAATTCATTTTGAAGATTTCTTTAAGGTAAGCCCCTTCCTTTTCCTACTTCATCCACCTGAAAACATAAGTCTTTATTTCCCCTCTTGTTGCCTGTTTTAAGATCTGTTCAGAGCAAGTTTAGCTATCTAtttatattgggctggccaaaaagttccttcgggtttcgccatgttacagaaaaacccgaaggaactttttggccaacccaatatttagcTAACctgaatataatttttgaaatgaGTGAGAGCCCTGATTGCACATTCCACAAGCCTCTTGCATCAATTAATCCTCCTCAGTGCTGGAATGAACATTTCACAGCTGCCATATAAAGCCTAcccaagggccatgacagagcaCAAAAACTTCACCCAACCTAAACATTAGCTATATTGAAACACCTGGATCTAACTTTGGATCTAGCCAGTTTGAATTGCTAGGCCATTTGTAGATCTCTTTTCATTTGGTCAAAATATATCTTTGCAACCTTGACAATCCCCAGAGTGGTCCTGCTGAGGACAGAAAAACCTTTGGGTGACAGATTAAGTTGACAGACAATAGTGACCGCTTATGTGCAATTCCTCCTTCTATGATTACCCTTCTCCATCTCCCCAAACTTTTTTCCATGGGTTTGAGAATTGTTGACTAAACAGCAACATTGCCTCATAAAATGTTGCCTGAGAAATGAATTAATAGTTACCTTTTCCATCTAGAAACCTTTTCATGAAATGTTCTATGTTATCGGAAGGTTCAAATGTAACTAAccaatttgaaaaatgaaaatatgaagtcAAAACATCCTTGGGGTTTCTATAGACGTAAACAATCTGCAGGGGGAAGAGTGAAACAATTTTAACAATTCTTGGTCATCTTAACAGATATTTTAATATCTACATAGTATTACATCATATGAAtgcataataatttattttatctaggAAAATCATAATACTGCTTTAGGGAAAGACAACTAATTTCGAAAAAagcataagaaaaaggaaaaatgttgtGGAATTATGAAGGTAACAGGGTCAGATATACTTATAATGGGCTTTaattaaaacttcaaaaaattcTGTTGATTTACATTTATAACTACTTGATAACTTAGCAAAAATACCAAAAGCTTctaaacttatttacaagactAGAATAAAAGCAATACTAAAATAAAGATAGAGCAATcgcaaaaaattaaagtatatatatatatattttttattatttattatttatttattttttttgcggtatgcgggcctctcactgttgtggcctctcctgttgcagagcacaggcaggctcagtggccatggctcacgggcccagccgctccgcggcatgtgggatcttcccggaccggggcacgaacccgtgtcccctgcatcggcaggcggattctcaaccactgcgccaccagggaagccctaaagtatatttttaaataattacagaTAAAAATTTctgagtaaaagaaaacaaaactcttcTTGCAGTATGTTAAAACAAGTACTAAACTATAaacaagtaggatttattccagaaatAGAGTATTAGTAAATTATTCATGAATTTCATTTCACTATAAATTGAAGGGAggtttggggaggaggggagacgtGGTACTGTCAGATTTGTCAAAAAAGGCATTTTATGTAAGTAGACCTTTTctgaacagcaaaaagaaaaaaaaaaagtaaaattccaaTTAAACtaagaacaggaaaaaattatttctcagcaTCATGTGCCTCAAAAAtcaattgcaaaacaaaacaaaacaaaaccaagaaaagatattaaaaatgctACAAAGACAAGAGAACAACATTCATCATCACCTccattattctgtttttttctgcaGATTTTAACTAAGGAAATAGAAGTGCAAATATTTGAAGGTAAAGGAatacaaaatgtattattattttaagaagaaatatattCCAGAGAATATagggaaaattaataaaactaataagagaaattaaggaagccaAATATAATAGTGTACCAAAATCAGTGCCATTTACTTtataattaaacagaaaaaacaattgtgAAAAAATTACCTGTTCATAATAtccataaaataggaataaaaaactgcaacttcagaaaaaaaaatgtgtaaaaagcaTGCAGAGAAAAACATAGCACATGAGGTGGGTTTGAAAGTAGACCTGATAAATAGAGCATCAGAATAATGCAGGATGAAATGTTGGAGTACTGCCATGCTAATGATTGTCCTAGAATTAATCTATATAATTGATCAATTCTAATCAATACCTAAATATTATTGAGggaataaacatattaaaaataaagttgatggCAATTTGCCTTCTCAGTTATAATATGAAGAACTATCACATATTAAACAGATCGTACCAATTTTGGTATGAAGAATGCAGGGTCAGAGGGAGGAACTATGGAAATGTAGTATATCAAAGTGCAGACTTCAAATTAGTTGGAAAGACTAAATACTTAACAACTCATAGATGGTCAACTGGCCAACCCCCTAGCAAATATCATGCAATAGTCATATTTCAGATCACATGTATGCCAGATATAATTTACagtgaaatgtaaaaaaataaatacataaagttaATTAGAAAAAATCTGAAgtgtatttgcatatattttctttttttggtgaggaaATGTTTTCTTGGCAAGACACAAGATCCAGAAACTATGAAAGAAAGATTGATAGGTTGATTCTATAATATTAGAATCATTCAACAATTTGTAAAGGTAAATTGTTAATTGGGAAAATATTTCCCCCATATAAAGACTTCTgcaaaacagtaaataaaagacAAGCtagagaaaaatgggcaaagaatataATAGATATTTCAagatctcaaaatatataaaaagatgctcaaaattattaaaaacaaaaaggttgCAGTTACTTAAGAATGAGATTGTTTTACCTAACACACAATCTCTGGTGAGTGTGTGAGGAAAAAATCATTCTTGCTGTTTGAGAAGTGTGAATTGATACATTATAGAAGGCAAATAGATAATAAGTACCAACACAAAACTTTTGGACACTTTAACCTGAAAATTCTACTTTTAGGAAATCATTTCATCAGAACAAAAAAGTGCAAAGATCTATGAGAATGTTTATTGCTATATGATATGTTCATTGGCTGCCACCTACCTGTCCATCAATACACATTCAATATTGTGTAGTCATACAGCAAAATCCtactaaacattaaaaaatagaactatatatgctgatataaaattatttttactatatGTTACATAATTATACTGCAAACAATGATGTATGGTGAcccaatttatatatatacctataattttgtatatatttttattatgtaaaacaaGATTATAAAGACTATAGTAATCACATTTGAAAAGATGTGGATGAATGGGGCTGGAAAACAATATCTGAATAAAGTAATTttgtctgtgaaaaatgtctaTAAGCTATTTCTGTGACTTACTTTAGCTTTTCGGTTCTTGAGACCTTTCGGTGCTAAATAATATGGGAGGTGGGAAGTGAAGAGACGAGGGGATGGTCTGTTGACATGGTCCACTTTTTGTGCACTGCATTCCAGGAAGGGAACTCTATCACATGTGTTCACCAGTTCACTTCTGCTACGATGTCCTTCAAAATAAATCAAGCTTAATATCTGCTGAGTCCAGATTGTACCTGTGAAAACAAATAATCTTGTTTTCAactgagttaatttttaattataaatgtcaACAGTAAGGCTGTCCTTCTTAAAATGATTtggaacttttatttcttttaatcactCTAAGGATGTCAATAATTTGCccaattttttgtttgtctgcatttacattaaaattaatgaagATAAAATCAAGGACTCAGTTTCTTTTCCACTCTGAAGAGCTGTGATGGTTCTGACTCCATGATAGCAGTGATTCAGATTAATCTTTCAGCTCCTCTCTTTCCTGTACTTCAAGTAAAGTCTGTTTCCACAATTTTCTCTGGCtacctttgtttctctttccttagTCTCCTTTCTTAGAGTGTTATCTTTTAGAAGacaagttaagggcttccctggtggtgcagtggttgagagtctgcctgccgatgcaggggacacaggttcgtgcccctgtccgggaggatcccacgtgctgcggagcggctgggcctgtgagccatggccgctgagcctgcgcgtccggagcctgtgctccgccacgggagaggccacaacagtgagaggcccgcgtaccgcaaaaaaaaaaaaaaaagttaagaactcaagtcctcttttactttttttgtttacttattgtGTGGCATAAGTCTTCCCACACAATATTGAATAACAGTAGTGACAGCAGGcattcttttcttgttcctgattttaaatgtaatatttatttgtatCACTGTTGCACACGATATTGTGGAAATTTTGGTAAACTCTATCAAGTTGaagaagttcccttttctccttagtTTGCTAATGGTTTTCATTATGAATGACTGCTGAATTTTTTGAATGCTTTATTGAGATGATAATTCAGGCTTTCTCTTATACTTCAGTATTGTGGGTGAActacattaataattttttaaaccaatctTGATTCTTGAAAGAAACCCACTTTTGTCATAGTGTATTTATGATTTAACATTGCTAAATGTGTTTTGCTTATATTgggtttaggatttttgcatttttgtccATGAATATATCATCAATGTTCTAAAAGGATGTGTGATGCCAAAAGTCTCACAATGTCACTATGCAACTGATGTACCTACGTGATAGATTTGATGCAATTTATAGTGAATCCTGGGGAGACTCACTAATCTCCCCTCCAAGATGAGCAAGAATCCAGCAAGCTGCACTGGGGACTGGTGTGTTGTGTCCCAAACACTAGGCTAGGAttaatgggaaagaaaaga comes from the Pseudorca crassidens isolate mPseCra1 chromosome 13, mPseCra1.hap1, whole genome shotgun sequence genome and includes:
- the LOC137204617 gene encoding amine sulfotransferase-like, translating into MDNTDTYLLNFKGCYFQRSLVDVDLVEHLDDFEIRDDDVFIITYPKSGTIWTQQILSLIYFEGHRSRSELVNTCDRVPFLECSAQKVDHVNRPSPRLFTSHLPYYLAPKGLKNRKAKIVYVYRNPKDVLTSYFHFSNWLVTFEPSDNIEHFMKRFLDGKVMGSLWFDHIRGWYEHRHDFNILFMMYEEMKKDLRSSVLKISSFLEKELSEEDLDVVVNQATFQNMKLDPQANYDYILEAENWTRTKEGDFLRKGTIGDWKHHLTVEQNERFDRIFQMKMKDFPLKFIWDINEE